The window AATTACGGCGAAAAATTCAAATGCTGTATCATCGTTGACTCTGAAGTTACCGGATTCTCCTACCCAAGAAATACCTGGGAAACTTGTTTTCACTCGCTTCGATCGCAATTCCGCTTCAAGATCACCCAATCCAATCGAATACCTTATGAGTTTGTACCAACTACTTGCCCAATTTATCAAACAACACAAAAGGCACTATATAGCTGCAGGCGCAATGTTACTCAGCGTCGCAATATTGACTGTGCTAATCCCGCGCAAAGTCGGCGCGGTGATTGATGCGATGGTGGCGCACACCTTAGATAGCCGCGGGCTGGCGATGCAGTTGGGGCAACTGATATTAATGGGGGTAGCGATTTACTTTCTGCGCGTGGGCTGGCGCTTACAATTGTTTGCGGCGTCCTATCAATTGGGCGTGCAATTACGCACCAGGCTATATCAGCGCTTGAGTTTACAAGGTGCGCCGTTTTTTCAGCAGCAACGCACTGGCGACTTAATGGCGCTGGGCACCAATGATGCTGATGCGATTGAACTGGCGTCAGGGGAAGCCATGCTGGCGGGGTTTGATGGCACGATGACTTTTGCATTGGTGATCGGCATGATGTTGCTGGGTGTCGATTGGCGACTGGCGCTGGTGGCATTGCTGCCCTTCCCTTTTATGGCGTGGGCGTTTAAGAAAATCACCCATCATGTGCATGACGCATCCCGTGACTCTTTAAACCGGTTTAGTAAGCTCAACGATCAGGTACAAGAAACTCTGGCAGGCGTGCGTACCTTGCGCGCCCTCGGCCTGGAGCAGCGCAGCGCAGCCCAATTTGCTGAACTGGCGGAGCAGGCTGCGGATGCCAGTCTGAGCGCACAGCGCTGGGAAGCCGCTTACGAACCAGCGGTCGGTGTTGCACTGACTACCGCGGGTGCGCTGACGCTGGCAATGGGTGGATATCTGGTCTGGAATCAACAAATGACGATCGGTACCTTAACCAGCTTTACGATGTATTTAGGTCAGTTGATCTGGCCGATGTTTGCCGCAGGTTGGGTATTGTCCTTGCTAGAACGTGGCAAAGCCGCATGGAATCGTTTGCAGCCTGTTCTGGCAGCGGAACTTAGTGTGCAGGATCATGGTCAGATCACCACATCGCCGCAGGGTAGTTTGCGTTTCCAGGACATCAGTTTTTCGTACCCTGGACAATCTGCCATCGCGCTGGATCATGTGTCGTTTAACTTAGACGAGGGAAAAACGCTGGGCATCGTCGGACATACAGGATCGGGCAAATCGACAATTATCCGTTTGATACTGCGGCAATACGATATCGCTGCCACTGGGAAAGGTTCGCTAGGTTCGCTGCGTTGGGGCGAACATGCGCAATCGGATTATCGCTTGCATAGTTTACGGCTGGCGATCAATTGGGTATCGCAGGAACCCTTTTTGTTCTCTGCATCGATTGCTCATAATATCGCTTTGGGCAATCCAGACGCGACCCGTGAACAGATTATTCACGCCGCTACGCTGGCAGCCGTACATGAGGATATTGTGCGCTTCCCGCAGGGCTATGACACACCGGTAGGTGAGCGCGGTGTGACGCTTTCTGGTGGACAGCGTCAACGGGTTGCGATTGCTCGCGCTTTACTGACCGATAGTCCTTTACTGTTACTGGATGACGCCTTGTCAGCAGTCGATACCGATACCGAAACCCGCATCCTGCAACACCTAAATGAATTACGTCAGCAACGTAAAGAGCGCAGCGCCATTATCGTCAGTCATCGCCTGAGCGCCGTTGCGAATGCAGATCATATTTTAGTGCTGCGTGAAGGCCGGGTGATTGAACAAGGCACGCATGACATGTTATTAGAGCAAGCGGGATGGTATGCAGCCCAATGGCGCTATCAACAATTGGAAGCCAGTCTTGATGCGGCGTAAACCTGTCAGTAACCGGCTGTGGTATTCCGCAGCCTCTGTTAGCTAAGCCAACTATTCTTCGTCAACTATCCACTCTACAAAAGTTAAAAGTAATGTCTGAAGTAAATGCGATAGGCAGCCCAGTAATGAGCGCCCCCGAAAGCAAGTCTGAAAAAAAGCTCGCAGTGAATTTGCTCATGCAAGCGGCACAACCCGAACGTCGCCACGTGCTGCTGGGGATTCTATTTTTATTTGTCGCTGCAGGACTGGAAGCACTGGGTCCTCTGCTAGGCAAAGCGTTTATTGATCGCTATCTATTGCCTCATCAAATGGATACCGCCATCGTAGTCGGCTTGCTGGTCACCTATCTGGCCACAGGCTGGTGGGCAACCTGGCTGCGGTATCTGCAACTCTCACGCTTGGCTGGTGTTGCCATGCGCTCGGTAACACGCCTGCGTGAACAAGTGTATGAACATGTACTGCGCCTGCCGATGGCTTTTTTTGATAAAGCGATTACGGGACAATTAGTCAGCCGCGTGACCAACGACACGGAAGCTGTTAAAAATCTGTACGTCCAAGTTTTGTTTGTCATGCTGGACTCTTCCATCGTCGTGATCGGCGCACTGGTAGCAATGGCGTGGCTGGATTGGCGGCTGATGCTGATCGTAGCAATGCTGATCCCGGCCGTAGTGATCATCGTTTGGTTTTATCAGCGCTGGAGTGCGCCAGCAGTAAGTCGTGCGCGCCAGTTGCGTAGCGAGATCAATGCGCAGGTTGCGGAGAGCATTAACGGTATGAGCACGCTGCAAGCCAGCAACGCCGAGCGACGTTTTGGTGCCAGGTTTGATGCGACCAATCAACAGCATTACCACGCGCGCTTAGACGAATTGCGAGCCAATGCTTGGCTCTTGCGACCTGCACTAGACCTACTCAATTCGCTGCTATTGGTGGTGGTGATCTTTTGTTTCAGCCAGCGTGATTTTTCCGGTATTGAAGTCGGTATCTTATATGCGTTTGTAAGCTATATTGCCCGCGTGGTAGATCCGCTGATCCAGATCACCTTGCAATTCGGTCAGATACAACAAGCAGTGGTTTCGGCGGCACGGGTGAATACTTTATTGCGAGAAAAAACCACGACGAGCGTCAGTAGCGACGAGCAAATTAGCCAAGGTGATTTGCGTTTACAGCATCTGGCTTTTGGTTACGATCCTGCCAATCCGGTGCTGCATGATGTTAACTTGCATATTCCTGCCGGTAGTTTCTTTGGGATTGTCGGTCACACAGGCAGCGGCAAGTCCACCCTGCTCAGTCTATTATTACGTTTCTATACCGCACAATCTGGTCGTATCACGATTGATGATATTGATCTGACCAGTTTTAGCGATGAGCATTTCCGCGCCAGTGTCGGTCTGGTGCCGCAAGAGCCATTTTTATTAGCAGCCAATGCGCGTGAAAATATCGCGATGGGCCGCAATATCAGCGAGGCAGATATCATCATCGCCGCCAAAGCGGCACGCGCGCATGACTTTATT of the Undibacterium sp. 5I1 genome contains:
- a CDS encoding ABC transporter transmembrane domain-containing protein produces the protein MSLYQLLAQFIKQHKRHYIAAGAMLLSVAILTVLIPRKVGAVIDAMVAHTLDSRGLAMQLGQLILMGVAIYFLRVGWRLQLFAASYQLGVQLRTRLYQRLSLQGAPFFQQQRTGDLMALGTNDADAIELASGEAMLAGFDGTMTFALVIGMMLLGVDWRLALVALLPFPFMAWAFKKITHHVHDASRDSLNRFSKLNDQVQETLAGVRTLRALGLEQRSAAQFAELAEQAADASLSAQRWEAAYEPAVGVALTTAGALTLAMGGYLVWNQQMTIGTLTSFTMYLGQLIWPMFAAGWVLSLLERGKAAWNRLQPVLAAELSVQDHGQITTSPQGSLRFQDISFSYPGQSAIALDHVSFNLDEGKTLGIVGHTGSGKSTIIRLILRQYDIAATGKGSLGSLRWGEHAQSDYRLHSLRLAINWVSQEPFLFSASIAHNIALGNPDATREQIIHAATLAAVHEDIVRFPQGYDTPVGERGVTLSGGQRQRVAIARALLTDSPLLLLDDALSAVDTDTETRILQHLNELRQQRKERSAIIVSHRLSAVANADHILVLREGRVIEQGTHDMLLEQAGWYAAQWRYQQLEASLDAA
- a CDS encoding ABC transporter ATP-binding protein; protein product: MSEVNAIGSPVMSAPESKSEKKLAVNLLMQAAQPERRHVLLGILFLFVAAGLEALGPLLGKAFIDRYLLPHQMDTAIVVGLLVTYLATGWWATWLRYLQLSRLAGVAMRSVTRLREQVYEHVLRLPMAFFDKAITGQLVSRVTNDTEAVKNLYVQVLFVMLDSSIVVIGALVAMAWLDWRLMLIVAMLIPAVVIIVWFYQRWSAPAVSRARQLRSEINAQVAESINGMSTLQASNAERRFGARFDATNQQHYHARLDELRANAWLLRPALDLLNSLLLVVVIFCFSQRDFSGIEVGILYAFVSYIARVVDPLIQITLQFGQIQQAVVSAARVNTLLREKTTTSVSSDEQISQGDLRLQHLAFGYDPANPVLHDVNLHIPAGSFFGIVGHTGSGKSTLLSLLLRFYTAQSGRITIDDIDLTSFSDEHFRASVGLVPQEPFLLAANARENIAMGRNISEADIIIAAKAARAHDFILQLEQGYDTPLGEGGARLSTGQKQLIAIARALAGKPRILFLDEATSHIDSETEQVVQTALTELRGSVTIVAIAHRLSTIRDADQIVVLNHGNIAEQGTHGQLMLLDSGIYQKLYLLQTLED